Sequence from the Candidatus Saccharibacteria bacterium oral taxon 488 genome:
TCCATGGCGTGCCCAATGTGCGGCAAACCGTTGACATAAGGAATAGCAGTAGTGATATAGGCGTGTTGTTTAGTCATGCTACTCATTGTATCATCATCTGGAACAATTTTCACCGATATGCGTTCGCCGAGGGCTCACCCGCGCATCATTGTTACCACTGCAGTCCGGCCCGTTGTATCACCCTGAGCATGCGAAAAATAATGCGGATCGGTCATAGTATTAATTGGTGAGATATGAATATTGCTCGGCGGTACGCCTGCTCTTTGGCAAATAGAAGCGTTGTACCCCTGCATATCTAAATAGTAGCCGTCGTGGTGTTTTTTATAAAATGGCTGCCACACCGGATCAGTTGCCTGATCAAAGTATTTCATTACATAGGTTGATTGTTGTGCACTCGGACTCATCCACACGATAATGTCTTCGGGTTTTGATCCTTCGTGGATAAATTTTTCAACCATCCGCTGCATCAAATTTGCCACCGTCGAATGCCGCCCCAAATGAAGTAATGCCAATAGTCCCTTGATCGCATCATACATCACTACAGCGATACAGTCAGCTTCAGTCAGCATTAGCGCCACGCCCGGTGTACGCGTGACCAGTGCATCCGCTACTACATCCGGAGTATGCCGCGCTGTAGCTGCCGCATCTACTTCAACGATACAATCATAGCGCCGACCCGTTAGGTAAAGCACGCCCATGAACACCACATCTTCATATGGCACGGCTAGTTGCTGGCAAAACTTTCGCCGATTAGCAACTACTTGTGGGGCGTGCCTGCTAGCTGAACGATCGAGCATGGTCCCATCTGATCGTGACGACATTGCCACAAGCAGACTATCGTCAAAACATGTCGGCTGATCTGCCGCAATCATTGCGCCCGCCATTCTCTGAGCAGCCGCCGCCAGTCGTCAATCGCCAAATCTTCGGCACGGACATCGGGTGAAATGTCAGCCTTTTTTAGTAACTGTTCGGCGGCACTTTTGCTGATACCCAGTCCACCGCTCAGACTAGAGCGTAGTTTCTTACGCTTGGCTGAAAAACCAGCTTTGACGACACGGAAAAAATCTTTTTGATCTTCAGGGGCGACTAGTGGTTCAGTGCGAGTCCTCAATACCACCACCTGCGAATCAACTTTTGGCAGCGGCGTGAAGAATTGCCGCAGCACTTCAATGTCTAGTTCTGCCTGGGCAAATAGCTGCGTACTAACCGCCAAAATGCTCATTTTACCAGGTTCCGCTGTGATACGCTGGGCAACTTCTTTTTGTACCAGCAGTACCGCCAAACTTGGTTTATTTTCCGCCGTCATCAACTTCTCGACAATTTTGCTAGTGATATAGTACGGCACATTGGCGACTACTTTATAGCCAGTTGGTAATTGATTTAAATCAAATTGCAAGATGTCTTCGTTAATCACTTCCAGGTTTTTGCCAGGAAATTGCCCCGGTAACTTGCACGCCAAATCCCTGTCAAATTCTACCGCCACCACGCGCCCGGCTCGCGCTAATAACCGACTGGTCAACGTGCCAAGTCCCGGCCCAATCTCCAAAACCACATCATCGTTGCTCAGCTCCGCCGCCTCAGCTATCTCCGCCAAGATTTCTGGGTCGCGCAGCCAATGCTGGCCTAATTCTTTTTTCGGCCCGCGAGCTGACGCCATCTAGCGACCATCTCCGTTCGTCCAATCGGTCGCCAGGTCAAATCCATGTGGATGCCGCGTCGCAAACCCACCAGTATCATACACCTTACCAGGACCCATGCTGGTTTCCACCACCGAGCAACGCGGATAATTACCATAATTCGCCGCCACCAAAATATAGCCGTCCTTGTCCACCTTGGCGCCATCTGCCCTTACCGTGTAGCCACCGCCGCCGCACGCATTGATGACAACATTCATTGGCAGGTCATAGTAAGTTTCGCGGTGCGCCACGCCGCGTGAATCAGTAAAGATATGCGCACCCTTCAACTTCGTTAATGGATTTTTCGGCTTGGTGCCGATCACTTCGATTTGCTTTTTAGGCTGTTTGCTGATACTGCTACTTATTTCCTTACGGCTGATCTCAACACCGCGCTCGGCCTGGGCCTGGTAAGTCACGGTACGAATACCCTTTTCACCCAGCTGCTTAATTTCCTTGAAACCAATCGGCTGATTCGCATCCTTGATCTGCTCCACTGGGAAGTCAATGTCAACCTCCTCGGTCACGGTTCGCAGCGGTGCACGAGTAATGTTCATCAGCACGTTTGTCCCATCCAGCAACATATTATCGCTCGTCATAAATTCAACCTTGTCCTCGACATATAGCGTGATCCCCGCCGCTTTGGCAATTCGCTGCGGCGTCTGCTCCGCCGTGGTAATATGTGAGCGCCGCGAACCATCAATGACCGTTACTGGCCGAGCCCGAAAAATCGTCACCGTAAATGTTGTTCCTGTCAGCTCCATATCAATGTCTGGCTTAACAACGTCACGCCGCTCATCAACCGTTACCCGCGCCAGCTGTAACGCCTGGCGTACAGTGCGTGCTCGGGTCATGATTGTCTGCTCGCGGCCGCGGTCGCGAATCGTCACCAGCCGCTCCGCTGACGACTGGGCGTGATTATCTTGCGCCTGGGCAGGTTGAGATAGCAGCAGGCCAACCGCACCGGCCACGAAAGCCATGAAGCAGCCCAGCAAAACAACTGGCCGCCAGCCTTTCTCTATGTGCCATTTCCACCATTTCATCATTCTGCTCTAGTACCTAATTAACGGACGTATTATACCATATTTATCTAATAATTACTAGTACCACCCTCTGGCCTTGCTGTGCGCCACCGCCTTTTCCCACGAGCCATATCGTCTCATCACGTAACCATGCATCCAATTCAGCGAATCAACTGGGTTGAGCGGATTTCCTGGCACCTTGCTACATGGTAACGCCTGCGCGAGGCCACAAGCACCGCTCCGGCTGCGAGCATTCGGATTCCAGCCGCTTTCTTTCTGTACCAGCCACTCAGCATAACCCCATTGATCACGCGGGACGTTTGACGCAGATAGCCACTGATCTTTATTGCCGCCACCAGTATATGGCATAGCGGCATTCTTTGTGCCGATAATTTCAATTTGTTTTTTAGGCTGTTTTGTTACTTGGCTGGCGATCTCCCGACGACTCACTTCCTTGCCATTTTGCACCTCAATCTCATAGGTCACCGTCCGCCGGCCCTTTTCGCCCGCCTCTTTCACCTCCTTGTGGCCCGTCTCGCGATTAGCATCCCGCACTGTCTCAATCGGAAAAGCGACATCTTCATCAGTGGTAATCGTCTGCTTACCGTTGCGCCAAACATCCAGCCGCATGCCACTGGTAATCGGCGCCCCGAGCGGCATTGATACGGTATCGTTACTGGCCAGCTGGACATGCTTTTCCTTGAGCAGTGCGCCAACGGTTTTTGCGTGGGTGCGCACTTCAGCCAGTGACCCGTAGAGATTGAGCTGGAGTGGCGTGGCCCGCTTGATGGTCAAGACCGCATTCGTGCCGCTGGCAACCACGTTTTCGGCGGCATGAATATCGACAAGATCCTCGCTATAGAGTTTGATCCCCGCCGCTTTGGCAATTGCTGCCGGCGTTTGCTCAGCCGTAGTCAGCCGAATACGTGCCCTACCATCGACTACCGTTACCGGTCGAGCCCGAAAGATATTAACATTATACGAGCTAGCGACCAACTGCTCGTTAAGTGCTGGCTCCACTACATCTCGCCGCTCGTCAACCTCAATCCGCGCCGCCTTCAGTGCCTCGCGCACCGTTTTTGCCCGAGTGATAATTGTTTTCTCGACTCCCTTATCATAGACACTCATCAGACGCTGGCCGTCGCTCCGTGATGGACGCTCGGTACCCTGCGCCAGTGCAGCATCCGCCAGCTGGATCAATGTCACTCCAAGCACGAGCAAACCGATCAATAGAAAAATCTTCTTTGAATGGTAGCGAATAGATAAACTCTTTTCCATAATCTCGCTCGTGGACAGCGCCACAAACTGCTATGTATTATATCAAATTTTCTCTAATCTGGCGAATTCTACATTAAGCTTCTTCGTATTACCGTCATCAAATTGCACCGTCACCGCCATCCCGTCAACATCCACCACCTCACCCGCACCAAATTGTGGGCTTCGCACCCGATCACCGACCTCTAGACCTATGTCATCAGTATAAAACGCATCGTCGGATGGCGGCGCGGCAGGTGCATCCAGACCACCGCTCATCAGCCCCATCTCATCGAGAAATCGCGACGGCAGATTATAGCCGATCTGACCAAACTGCGTCCGTGAACTAGCACAGGTCACAAACAGCGCCTCTCGGGCCCGCGTAATCCCCACGTAACAGAGGCGGCGCTCCTCCTCAATGTCGTCCGCCTTGCCGCTATCAAATACCCGTGCGTGCGGCAAGATTCCTTCCTCCAAGCCAGTCATAAACACCACCGGAAACTCCAGACCCTTCGCAGCGTGTAGCGTCATCAAGGTGACCTGCTGATCCGCTTGGCCATCGCTTGATGACATCAATGCCATATCCTCGAGGAATGTCGACACGTCAGCATAGGCGCGCGCCTCAGCTACCAAAACACCGAGGTTCTCCAGCCGCTCTTCGGCCTGCACACTGCCATCGTTCACCGCTTCGCCGTAGCCAGTCTGCTCAATAATTTGTTCGATAACCTCGGCTGGTGCGTCGTTCAGTAATTGTTGTAATTTTTGCAGCAATTGACCAAACGCCCGCAGCGACTGCTTGGCGCGAGCGCTCAACCCTACAGCCTCATCAACCGCCACCAGCCCTTCAATAATATTCCGGCCCGACTGATCATTCCAGTCGAGAAATTTCGCCACACTCACTGCGCCGATACCACGCTTTGGCAGGTTAACGATCCGCGCGAAACTAACGCGGTCACTGGGCTGATATAATAACCTGAGATAAGCTAGCACGTCCTTGACGACTGCTCGATCCAGAAACCGCAGACCACCCACAATCTTATACGGGATGTGCCGTTGACGCAGCGCGCGCTCTATGGCGTAGCTCTGGGCATTGGTGCGGTACAGTACTGCTATGTCACCATAGGATCGGCCCATCCTGGCCTGGCGATGAATTTCGTCAGCCACTGCTTGCGCCTCCTCAGCCTCGCTGTACAGTTGCCATAATTGCGGTGTCATCCCGCCAACCGCTTCTGTCCACAGGTTCTTGTCGGTGCGCTGGGTGTTGTGTTGGATTAAGTTATTTGCCACCGTTAAAATCGCGCCCGTCGAGCGATAGTTTTGCTCTAGTTTAATCACTGCCGCACCCGGAAAGTCACGCTCAAAATGAAGAATATTGGTATAATCTGCGCCGCGAAAACTATAAATTGACTGTGCATCGTCGCCGACCACACAGAGGTTGCGCTCTGGACCGACCAGCAGCTTGATCAACGCATACTGCACCGCATTGGTATCCTGATACTCATCAATGAGAATGTGGCGAAATTGTTGCTGCCATTTGTGGCGAATGTCGGGCGACTGGCGCAGCAGCTCCACCGCCTTAAGCAATAAATCATCAAAATCGAGCGCCCCGACCTGGTGCATAGCGGCCTCGTACGCAGCAAACAATTCGGCAATTTGCTGTTTGACGGGGCCGACCGCCTGCATCATATACTCATCGGGTGAAAGCATGTCATTTTTTGCCGCAGAAATAGCCGCAGCGATACGGCGTGGCTTGATGTCGCGATCAGTCAGCCCGCGCGATTTCATCAACTGCTTGATGAGACCCAGTCGATCATCTTCATCATAAATAATAAAATTACGATTAAGGCCAATTGACACCCCATCCATCCGCAGCAGCCGCACACAAATACTATGAAATGTCCCCATCCACGGCATGAAGCGTCGATCCGAGGCGTCTTCACCCAGCATATCAGCCAAGCGCTGGCGCATCTCTCGAGCAGCTTTGTTGGTGAAGGTCACCGCCAAGATGCGGCTGGGAAAAATCCCTTGCTGGCTGATCAGATAGGCAATGCGATGCGTTAAGGTTTTTGTCTTACCGCTCCCCGCTCCCGCCAAAATAAGCAGCGGCCCGCCATCATGCTGGACGGCTCGCCGCTGTTCAGGATTGAGCTCAGATAGGATGTCCATTACTTATAGTATAGCAGGAAAAAGTACGCTGCCGCGCCGCCGCCAACGCCGATAAGGGCAAAAAGAATGATCAATAGAATCGTCCCGATGCCGGATTTTTTCTTATCAGGCTGAAGTGCTTCCCCACTGGCTGGCTGGCTGGCTGCCGCATCAAACATTGGCTCTGGATCTGGTGCGATCTCATCACCGGCCGTGTATTGCTGAGGAATATCGCCCGGAGTGTGCGGTCGACGTGGCGTCTCATCAACTGTCTCAGCGTCACTTTCGTCCATCGACTCAATCGCCATCAGCTCACTGTCTAGCTCTGACGTATCAGCGGCGGACTGCTTGGACGAAACATCTACCGATGTGGCATCTGCGTCGAGCTGCTCACCGACCTCGCTGGCCTCAATCTCATCAATGGTTGCTTCAAGGCTCGTACGATCAGCAGCAATGTCAGTATCAGCCGCCTCATCACGATGTTCTGCTACCTCGTCTCCAGCCGCCGCATCCGTCACCAGATGATCATCATCGGCCGTCAACTCATCCATGGTCAGCCCCTCACTATCAGCTGCCTTAACCGGAGCGTCCTCTGCCAGCAAGCCCTCCTCGATAAAGGCGCTGTCAGTACTAGCTTCGGCTTCACTGGCCATTGATTCATAATCAGGCACGTCCTTGGTATTGAGCGACACATTGTCTGACGTCAGACCTTCAGCCACGTGCGATGGATCAGGCTGCAGAACGAGGCGTGGTGGTCGACGCTTGATCTCGCGATCAGCTACCGATGAGTGAGCGGTGCTATCATCTGCCATCATATCACTTGACGTGTCCTCAGTAGTTTCAGCCATGTTAACACCCTGCTGGCCGTCATTACCAGTCCGACCGGAGAGATACGAACCAGTCGGCTGAAGCGTCACGCCGGTGCGCGACTGAGAAACGCTATGCCCGCGCATGACAGACGACGGATGTACAACGTCCATGAAACGGCCAGACGGTCGACGCGAAATAGCTGGTGAGGGAGCGACAGTTGACTCGTTACCGCGTTCTGTATCCGAGGAATCGTCAGTTGGTTTTGCTGCTGACGTATCGGCCACTTTATCCTGCGGCGCGTCTGAGGCGGGTTGGTCGTCTGCCTTTTTATCTGGTGTTTTGATATCTGGAAATACCACAGCCGGTTTAGTCTCTGAGGCAGCGTGTGGGAAGCCGTTAACCTCCGCCGACGACGAAGTCGTCTCGGTAGATGATTTTTGTGGCAAAGCCGGTGATTCAGTCCGTGACTTATCTTGTGGCTTATCATTATTAGGCTCCGAGGTTGTTGACTGGGTCGACGGTGCTGGTGTCGAGGCAGGCGACAGCGAGACAGGCGACGAGGTTGTCTTGAACGACGGTATCGGCTCGAGCGTCAGCTTCGAGACAGGCTTTGACGCTGGCTTTGTAACAGAAATCGGGACAGCAGTCGGCGTCGGTGTTGCTGCAGCCGCTGGCGGCGCACTTGGAGTGTCCGATGAGGCGGATAATTGTGTTGCCTCGGCCGAGGCCGGTGGCTTGCTCGTATTGGTACTCGTTGGCTCGGATGCGGGTACGGTTGCTATGGCTGGCGTTGGAGATGGAGATGGAGCTGCAGGTGCAGACACGAGCGTCGACGGCGGTGCTGGCGTCGCTGTTGGTGTAGCAGTCGGCGACGGAGGCGTTAGCGGCTTGATGGTCAATGGCGGAATCGGCGTTGATGGCGTGGTGGCAGGCGACGGTGAGGTTGACGAAGCAGGGGCCACTGGTGTTACCGACGAAGACAGCGACGGCTGCATCGACGTCGGTTCCGGCTTCTCAATCGGTTGTGGGGCGGCAGCCACTGGTGCGCTCGGCGGCGTCGACAATGACACCGTAGGCTGCGGCGCAACTGGCTGGGGTTGAGGGCTTGGCGGCGTGACCGGAGGTGTCGCTACTGGCTTAGGCTGAGAAGCGGAGGCGCTAGGTTGACCAGGTTCAGGCGACGACACGTTCACCGCATCTTCAGTGGCGCTAGTCGCAGATGTTGTCGATGTCGCCACGTCCGCATCAACATCAGCCGCCTGCTGAGCCGCTTCTTTCTCTGCCCGCTTTTGCATCAGTGACGTCACCGCCCGATCAAGTTCGTCAAAATCAATGTCTGACATAAGCCCCCCCTATTCCTTATGCGCCTTTTTTACTATCTCCGTAAATTGATATGCGTCCAGACTCGCTCCGCCGATCAATAATCCATCAAGTCCCGCCACCGCAAGGTAATCACCGGCGTTGTCAACCGAAACACTGCCGCCATACACCACGCGCACCGTCTCGGCTGCTTCTTTACCAAATAAATGCGTAATTTGCTGGCGAATTACCCTAAGCGCCTTCATAAGATCGCTCGGCTGCGCATACTCACCGCTACCGATCGCCCAGACCGGTTCGTAGGCGATCACCACATGGTCTATCTCCTCGGCTGTTATGTTTGCGAGGCCGTTTACAATCTGATCCTGGAGCACCTCGCGCGTTTCGCCTAGCGTCCGCTCGTGCGC
This genomic interval carries:
- the rsmA gene encoding ribosomal RNA small subunit methyltransferase A translates to MASARGPKKELGQHWLRDPEILAEIAEAAELSNDDVVLEIGPGLGTLTSRLLARAGRVVAVEFDRDLACKLPGQFPGKNLEVINEDILQFDLNQLPTGYKVVANVPYYITSKIVEKLMTAENKPSLAVLLVQKEVAQRITAEPGKMSILAVSTQLFAQAELDIEVLRQFFTPLPKVDSQVVVLRTRTEPLVAPEDQKDFFRVVKAGFSAKRKKLRSSLSGGLGISKSAAEQLLKKADISPDVRAEDLAIDDWRRLLREWRAQ
- a CDS encoding DUF348 domain-containing protein, whose protein sequence is MKWWKWHIEKGWRPVVLLGCFMAFVAGAVGLLLSQPAQAQDNHAQSSAERLVTIRDRGREQTIMTRARTVRQALQLARVTVDERRDVVKPDIDMELTGTTFTVTIFRARPVTVIDGSRRSHITTAEQTPQRIAKAAGITLYVEDKVEFMTSDNMLLDGTNVLMNITRAPLRTVTEEVDIDFPVEQIKDANQPIGFKEIKQLGEKGIRTVTYQAQAERGVEISRKEISSSISKQPKKQIEVIGTKPKNPLTKLKGAHIFTDSRGVAHRETYYDLPMNVVINACGGGGYTVRADGAKVDKDGYILVAANYGNYPRCSVVETSMGPGKVYDTGGFATRHPHGFDLATDWTNGDGR
- a CDS encoding DUF348 domain-containing protein; the protein is MEKSLSIRYHSKKIFLLIGLLVLGVTLIQLADAALAQGTERPSRSDGQRLMSVYDKGVEKTIITRAKTVREALKAARIEVDERRDVVEPALNEQLVASSYNVNIFRARPVTVVDGRARIRLTTAEQTPAAIAKAAGIKLYSEDLVDIHAAENVVASGTNAVLTIKRATPLQLNLYGSLAEVRTHAKTVGALLKEKHVQLASNDTVSMPLGAPITSGMRLDVWRNGKQTITTDEDVAFPIETVRDANRETGHKEVKEAGEKGRRTVTYEIEVQNGKEVSRREIASQVTKQPKKQIEIIGTKNAAMPYTGGGNKDQWLSASNVPRDQWGYAEWLVQKESGWNPNARSRSGACGLAQALPCSKVPGNPLNPVDSLNWMHGYVMRRYGSWEKAVAHSKARGWY
- a CDS encoding UvrD-helicase domain-containing protein produces the protein MLSELNPEQRRAVQHDGGPLLILAGAGSGKTKTLTHRIAYLISQQGIFPSRILAVTFTNKAAREMRQRLADMLGEDASDRRFMPWMGTFHSICVRLLRMDGVSIGLNRNFIIYDEDDRLGLIKQLMKSRGLTDRDIKPRRIAAAISAAKNDMLSPDEYMMQAVGPVKQQIAELFAAYEAAMHQVGALDFDDLLLKAVELLRQSPDIRHKWQQQFRHILIDEYQDTNAVQYALIKLLVGPERNLCVVGDDAQSIYSFRGADYTNILHFERDFPGAAVIKLEQNYRSTGAILTVANNLIQHNTQRTDKNLWTEAVGGMTPQLWQLYSEAEEAQAVADEIHRQARMGRSYGDIAVLYRTNAQSYAIERALRQRHIPYKIVGGLRFLDRAVVKDVLAYLRLLYQPSDRVSFARIVNLPKRGIGAVSVAKFLDWNDQSGRNIIEGLVAVDEAVGLSARAKQSLRAFGQLLQKLQQLLNDAPAEVIEQIIEQTGYGEAVNDGSVQAEERLENLGVLVAEARAYADVSTFLEDMALMSSSDGQADQQVTLMTLHAAKGLEFPVVFMTGLEEGILPHARVFDSGKADDIEEERRLCYVGITRAREALFVTCASSRTQFGQIGYNLPSRFLDEMGLMSGGLDAPAAPPSDDAFYTDDIGLEVGDRVRSPQFGAGEVVDVDGMAVTVQFDDGNTKKLNVEFARLEKI